The DNA segment GTCATGGTCTTCCAATTGAACAAAAAGTAGAAGAGAAAATTGGAAGTGAAAAGAAAAAAATATTAGCTAAATCTAAATTAAGAGAATTATGTAGAGAGCATGCAACTAAATTTGTAAATATTCAAAAAGATGAATTTAAATCTTTAGGAGTTATTGCAGATTGGGAAAATCCATATTTAACAATGGATTTTAAATTTGAAGCAAATATTTATAGAGAGCTTTGTGCTATTGCTAAGCAAGGATTATTGGTTCAAAGAAGTAAACCAGTTTATTGGTCTTGGGCTGCGCAAACAGCTTTAGCTGAAGCTGAAGTTGAATATGAAGATAAAGTATCTCCTTCTATTTTTGTTGCATTTAAACATCAAGATTTAGATGCTAGTATTATTATTTGGACAACAACTCCATGGACATTACCAGCTAATCAAGCAATTGCATTAAATAAAGATGAAGAGTATGTTCTTACAAGTGATAAATTTATAGTAGCAAAAAAACTATACAATTCTTTAATTGAGCAAGGTGTTATTTCAGGAACTATTGTTGAAACAATGGATATATTAAAATTAGAAAATACAAAAACTACAAATCCATTAAATGGAAGAGATTCTAGAATTATTTTTGGTGAGCATGTTTTAATGGACTCAGGAAGTGGTGCTGTTCATACAGCTCCAGGGCATGGAGAGGATGACTATAAAGTATCACTTAAATATGGTATTGAAGTAATTATGCCAGTTGATGCTTATGGAAAATATGATGAAACAATTGTTAGAGAAAAATTGTTTAAAGATGCTGATAAATATTTAGGATTAAATGTATTTAAAGCGAATGATTTAATTTTAGAAGAACTTGGAAGTGCATTGTTAAAAAGAGTTGATATAAAACACTCATATCCACATTGTTGGAGAACACATACTCCAATTATTTTTAGAGCAACAAAACAGTGGTTTATCTCAATTGATGATGAATATGGACAAAAAAATCAGACATTAAGACAAAATGCTCTTGAAGTTGTTGAAAATCTAAAATTTTATCCAGAATGGGGAAGAAATAGATTAAAAGCTATGCTTGAAGGAAGACCTGATTGGTGTATTTCAAGACAAAGAGATTGGGGAGTTCCAATTGCATTTTTTAGAAATAAAAAAACAGATGAGATAGTTTTTGATGAAAAAGTTTTAAACTTTACAGCAATGATATTTGAACAACATGGATGTGATGCTTGGTATGATATGGATATTAAAGACTTATTATATCCTGGAAGCGGATTAAATCCTGATGATTTAGAAAAAACTTTAGATATTTTAGATGTTTGGTTTGATAGTGGAAGTACACAAAATGCTGTTTTAAGAAGTGGAAATTATGATGCAGGAACATTCCCTGCTGATATGTATCTTGAAGGAAGTGACCAACACAGAGGTTGGTTCCAATCTTCACTTCTTACAACTTCAGCCAGTAGTGAGATTGCACCTTATAAATCAATTCTAACTCATGGGTTCACTGTTGATGAAAAAGGTGAAAAAATGAGTAAATCAAAAGGTAATGTTGTAGCACCTGATAAAGTTTTAAAAGAGTATGGAAGTGAAATTTTAAGACTTTGGGTTGCAATGAGTGATTATCAAAGTGATTTAAAAATTTCTGACAACATTTTAAAACAAAATGGTGAACTATACAGAAAAATTAGAAATACAGCTAGATTTTTATTAGCAAATATTGACGGTCTTGAAAATTTAGTTGAAATTGATAAATTAGGTGAATTAGATAAATGGATTTTAGAAAAAGCAAAAAAAGTTTTTGATGAAATTGAAGCATCTTTTAAAGTATATGAATTTTCAAAAGGTTTAAATAAATTAAATAACTTCTTGGTTGTTGATTTATCAGGAATTTATTTAGATGTTTGTAAAGATAGATTATATTGTGATAAAAAAGATGATATTCATAGAACAGCATCTCAAACTGCTATGGCAATGATTACTAAAAAATTAATTAGCACATTAGCATGTATATTAACTTATACAATGGATGAATTATTAGATTTTGCTCCAGCTATTATAAAAGGAGATTCAAAAGATATTTTTGATTTTGAAAAATATGAATTACCAGAAGTAAAATCATCAATAAATGATGAATTATTTTTAGAAGCAAAAGAGAAATTTTCTGAAATAAAAGATGCTTTAAGTAAAGAGAAAATAATTAAATCTACGCTAGAGCTAGAAATTGTTACTACAAGTGAAGAGTTTTTAGCTTTAGATGAAGTTGAATCAAGTGATTGGTTCTTAGTTAGTAGAGTTTCAAACGTTAGTTCTGCAGAAAAAGAACTAGGAAGTTTCAAAATAGAAAATAGTGAATTTAAAGTATTTAAAGCAACTGGACATAAATGTCCTAGATGTTGGAAATATACTTCATCTAATGAAGATGAACTATGTTCTAGATGTGATGAAGTAGTAAATTAATGTTTGAAAATGAAGTTACACTTACATTTATATTTCAAACAATAGCAGTTATATTGGTATTAACTGCTATTGGAATATTTTTTGTAAAGAAATATGAAAAAAAAGGTGAATAAATATGTTTCCATTTAGTGATGAAGATTTACAAGAACCAGTTAACAATATTATAAGTAAAAAAATTTCTCCTATGCTTGCACGAGATGGTGGAGCAATTGAACTTTTAGAAATAAAAAATGCAAAAGTTTATGTACAATTAAAAGGTGCTTGTGTTGGCTGTAGTGCAAGTGGAAGTACATTAAAATATGTTGTTGAAAAAGAGTTAAAAAGTGCAATACATCCAGATTTAAAAATAGTTAATGTTCCTATTGGAAAAACTGATTATTTAGAGGATTAATTTGATAAACGAAAATAGAATATTTGAAAATGCAAATTCATTATTTATACAGAAAAAATTTAAAGAGGCTTTGTTTAATTACTCTTTATTGATTTCTAATTTTCCTGATAATAAAGAGTATCCAATTTATGCTCTTCTTTGTGATATATCTATCGAAGATGAGAGTAAAGCATTATCTTTATTTGATTATTTTTCTGTTTTAAAGAAAGATGGATTAGACGAAGCAATTGACTATATAAAAGATGTTATAAA comes from the Aliarcobacter cibarius genome and includes:
- the ileS gene encoding isoleucine--tRNA ligase, with amino-acid sequence MDYKESLLLPKTDFPMRGNLPQNEPLRYKKWDDIKVYEKMKKNRVGCSSFTLHDGPPYANGNIHIGHALNKILKDIINKFHYFDGKSIRYTPGWDCHGLPIEQKVEEKIGSEKKKILAKSKLRELCREHATKFVNIQKDEFKSLGVIADWENPYLTMDFKFEANIYRELCAIAKQGLLVQRSKPVYWSWAAQTALAEAEVEYEDKVSPSIFVAFKHQDLDASIIIWTTTPWTLPANQAIALNKDEEYVLTSDKFIVAKKLYNSLIEQGVISGTIVETMDILKLENTKTTNPLNGRDSRIIFGEHVLMDSGSGAVHTAPGHGEDDYKVSLKYGIEVIMPVDAYGKYDETIVREKLFKDADKYLGLNVFKANDLILEELGSALLKRVDIKHSYPHCWRTHTPIIFRATKQWFISIDDEYGQKNQTLRQNALEVVENLKFYPEWGRNRLKAMLEGRPDWCISRQRDWGVPIAFFRNKKTDEIVFDEKVLNFTAMIFEQHGCDAWYDMDIKDLLYPGSGLNPDDLEKTLDILDVWFDSGSTQNAVLRSGNYDAGTFPADMYLEGSDQHRGWFQSSLLTTSASSEIAPYKSILTHGFTVDEKGEKMSKSKGNVVAPDKVLKEYGSEILRLWVAMSDYQSDLKISDNILKQNGELYRKIRNTARFLLANIDGLENLVEIDKLGELDKWILEKAKKVFDEIEASFKVYEFSKGLNKLNNFLVVDLSGIYLDVCKDRLYCDKKDDIHRTASQTAMAMITKKLISTLACILTYTMDELLDFAPAIIKGDSKDIFDFEKYELPEVKSSINDELFLEAKEKFSEIKDALSKEKIIKSTLELEIVTTSEEFLALDEVESSDWFLVSRVSNVSSAEKELGSFKIENSEFKVFKATGHKCPRCWKYTSSNEDELCSRCDEVVN
- a CDS encoding NifU family protein: MFPFSDEDLQEPVNNIISKKISPMLARDGGAIELLEIKNAKVYVQLKGACVGCSASGSTLKYVVEKELKSAIHPDLKIVNVPIGKTDYLED